One segment of Rubripirellula amarantea DNA contains the following:
- a CDS encoding 3-keto-disaccharide hydrolase: MNRICCLAALTLVFVTSWVNAPAGAESPSPTFLVTGEPVPEWFTPIFDGQTLSGWIARPHMDPSELAAMDEQARADQESEWMTDAMTHWVVQDDELVNDGAGPYLVSEANYGDYELIVDYQTVSRADSGIYLKGCPQVQIWDYTDPAKFEIGSNLGSGGLWNNSAGAPGKDPFVLADKPFGEKNRFFIRQIGSRTTVYLNGKLVVDNAIMENYWDRESPLPPTGPIILQTHGGEIRWSNLAVHELTPEEANTFLDAREKDSFTSIFNGEDLDGWQGETDSYEVKDGAIRCKKGEGGNLLTQKEYANFVARVEFRLPEAGNNGLAIRSPLGGDAAYQAMCEIQTLDTSHPNYEGLDPRQAHGSAYGMVAARQGYLREPGVWNFQEVTVNGSRVSVELNGNTILDADLAEVTEYLDNKEHPGKNRTSGFFGFAGHNDAVEYRNISIKELP; this comes from the coding sequence ATGAATCGAATTTGTTGTCTCGCAGCCCTGACTCTGGTCTTTGTAACTTCTTGGGTCAACGCGCCAGCCGGCGCCGAGTCACCGTCCCCGACGTTCCTTGTCACCGGCGAACCCGTTCCAGAATGGTTCACGCCTATTTTTGATGGACAAACGCTATCCGGGTGGATCGCTCGGCCACACATGGACCCCAGCGAACTTGCAGCGATGGACGAACAAGCGCGGGCGGACCAGGAAAGTGAGTGGATGACCGACGCGATGACGCACTGGGTCGTGCAAGACGATGAACTGGTCAACGACGGTGCCGGTCCCTACTTGGTGAGCGAGGCCAACTACGGTGACTATGAATTGATTGTGGACTACCAAACGGTGTCCCGAGCCGACAGCGGCATCTACTTGAAAGGATGTCCTCAAGTTCAAATTTGGGATTACACCGACCCAGCCAAGTTCGAAATTGGTAGCAATCTTGGCAGTGGCGGACTCTGGAACAATTCCGCTGGTGCCCCCGGCAAAGACCCCTTCGTGCTCGCTGACAAACCATTTGGCGAAAAGAACCGCTTCTTCATTCGCCAGATCGGATCACGAACAACCGTGTATCTGAACGGCAAACTGGTGGTCGATAACGCGATCATGGAAAATTACTGGGATCGTGAATCACCACTCCCTCCCACCGGCCCAATCATCCTGCAAACTCATGGTGGCGAAATTCGCTGGAGCAACTTGGCCGTCCATGAACTTACACCGGAGGAAGCCAACACATTTCTTGACGCTCGTGAAAAAGATTCGTTCACCTCCATCTTCAACGGTGAAGACTTAGACGGCTGGCAAGGTGAAACCGATAGCTATGAAGTTAAAGACGGTGCTATCCGTTGCAAGAAGGGCGAGGGCGGAAACCTGCTGACTCAAAAAGAGTATGCGAATTTTGTTGCCCGAGTTGAATTCCGGCTTCCTGAAGCTGGCAACAATGGTCTTGCCATTCGTTCGCCGCTCGGTGGCGACGCGGCTTACCAAGCCATGTGCGAAATTCAAACACTGGACACTTCGCATCCCAACTACGAAGGTCTCGACCCAAGACAGGCCCATGGTAGCGCCTACGGAATGGTCGCTGCTCGACAAGGTTACCTTCGCGAACCAGGGGTCTGGAATTTCCAAGAGGTGACGGTGAACGGGTCACGAGTCAGCGTCGAGCTTAATGGCAACACGATCTTGGATGCCGATTTGGCTGAGGTCACCGAGTATCTTGATAACAAGGAACATCCGGGCAAGAACCGCACCAGTGGATTCTTTGGATTTGCCGGACACAACGACGCCGTCGAGTATCGAAACATCTCGATCAAAGAGCTTCCCTAA
- a CDS encoding PQQ-binding-like beta-propeller repeat protein yields the protein MLSLAWIVHSMIAYLMIACLMIDVADVSADDWPGWMGASRDGVISDEGLLTEIPESGLEVKWRTPIAGGYAGPAVADGRVFVFDYLKEKGESFNNPGERANVYGKERLITLDEKTGKELWKHEYDCPYNISYPAGPRCTPTVDGDRVYTLGSEGDFRCLNVADGNLIWKRNLKTDFSAEVPIWGFASHPLVEGDLVYIMVGGEGQSIVAFDKQSGEVRWKALDGKAGYCPPSLVELGGKRQLIVFNPEGVHSLKPSDGSVHWSVPITPEYEMSIARPMVEGNRVYASGIRTESLMIEVADDSESAKELWRGESKDAVHSANSTPIFVDGVIYGTDCNNGNLVAVDGTDGTILWSTFEATKPGEKRFIRHGTAFLTRLGNTDRYLLMSEMGDLIMAKLTKEGFEDLGRFHAIEPTGECFGRKVVWCHPAYANKTAFMRNDEEIVAVSIAK from the coding sequence ATGCTCTCCCTTGCATGGATCGTCCATTCGATGATCGCCTATTTGATGATCGCCTGTTTGATGATCGACGTAGCTGATGTCAGCGCCGATGACTGGCCGGGTTGGATGGGAGCGTCGCGTGACGGTGTGATTAGCGACGAAGGATTGTTAACCGAGATCCCGGAATCCGGACTGGAAGTGAAATGGCGGACTCCGATCGCGGGCGGGTACGCCGGTCCGGCAGTCGCCGATGGTCGCGTCTTCGTTTTTGATTACTTGAAAGAGAAAGGCGAATCGTTCAACAACCCAGGCGAGCGCGCCAACGTCTATGGCAAGGAACGACTCATTACGTTGGACGAGAAGACCGGCAAGGAATTGTGGAAGCACGAATATGACTGCCCCTACAACATTTCGTATCCTGCGGGTCCTCGCTGCACGCCAACGGTTGATGGCGATCGAGTTTACACACTTGGCAGCGAAGGTGACTTCCGGTGCCTGAATGTGGCGGATGGAAATCTCATTTGGAAGCGAAATCTGAAGACTGACTTTTCAGCCGAAGTTCCAATCTGGGGCTTCGCTTCGCACCCGCTCGTTGAAGGTGATTTGGTTTACATCATGGTCGGTGGCGAAGGGCAATCGATCGTTGCATTCGATAAGCAAAGCGGCGAAGTGCGGTGGAAGGCCCTTGATGGAAAGGCAGGCTATTGCCCACCATCCTTGGTAGAACTCGGCGGGAAACGCCAGTTGATCGTCTTCAATCCCGAAGGCGTTCATAGCCTTAAACCTAGTGACGGGAGCGTGCATTGGTCAGTACCGATCACGCCCGAGTACGAGATGTCGATCGCGCGTCCTATGGTCGAAGGTAATCGAGTGTATGCCAGTGGGATCCGAACCGAATCGCTCATGATCGAGGTTGCGGATGATTCTGAATCCGCCAAAGAACTATGGCGTGGTGAAAGCAAGGATGCGGTTCATAGTGCGAACTCGACGCCTATATTTGTTGATGGTGTGATTTATGGAACGGATTGCAACAACGGAAACCTTGTCGCGGTGGACGGTACCGACGGAACGATATTGTGGAGCACGTTCGAAGCAACCAAACCAGGCGAGAAACGATTCATTCGCCATGGCACCGCGTTTTTGACTCGCCTGGGCAACACCGATCGGTATTTACTAATGAGCGAGATGGGTGACCTGATTATGGCCAAGCTCACTAAAGAAGGCTTTGAAGACCTGGGACGTTTTCACGCGATCGAACCGACCGGTGAATGCTTTGGTCGTAAAGTTGTCTGGTGCCACCCGGCCTACGCCAACAAGACCGCGTTCATGCGAAATGACGAAGAGATCGTTGCGGTCAGCATCGCGAAGTAA
- a CDS encoding outer membrane protein assembly factor BamB family protein: MNRITGTAFTILLFAVAYPATAWADWPRFLNSTFDGQASKNSEMSEDSEPEFAWSLDVGDGYGLGSIVDGKYLHFDSVEDPKSTSARSGQILERLRMVDIVDGKEIWSQTMPTVYRDMFGYEAGPRSTPSVDTEAKRVYTMGVTGILACRNLDDGTLIWSVDTASDYKVVQNFFGVGTSPLILDDAVMVMVGGSPVEDADIPPMQLDRVSPAGSALVAFDKATGKEAWRCGDDLASYSNPRPILINGQTYVLLFARNGLLLIDPRSGTQQWRFEFRADMLESVNAMMPVVRGDEVLISECYQVGSTLLRATVDSPRVLWQDPPRDRRRQAMRCHWATPILINGFAYGCSGRNAPDSDFRCIEWSTGKVKWADERRIRSSVTRVGDKLVLLEERGLLQLIDPNPDQLTEIAQWDLSKPAGNRPSIGYPCWAAPIVDNNRMLVRGDTKVVCLTW, translated from the coding sequence ATGAACCGCATCACGGGGACCGCCTTCACGATTCTGCTTTTTGCGGTCGCCTATCCAGCGACCGCTTGGGCCGATTGGCCTCGGTTTTTGAACTCGACGTTTGATGGACAGGCGTCGAAGAACTCTGAGATGTCCGAGGACTCTGAACCTGAGTTTGCTTGGTCACTTGACGTCGGGGACGGTTACGGACTCGGCTCGATCGTCGACGGAAAGTACCTTCACTTTGATTCCGTTGAAGATCCTAAATCAACTTCGGCGCGATCAGGTCAAATCCTCGAACGCCTGCGCATGGTTGACATCGTTGACGGGAAAGAAATCTGGTCGCAAACGATGCCGACGGTTTACCGTGACATGTTCGGTTACGAAGCGGGCCCCCGCAGCACACCGAGTGTCGATACCGAGGCCAAACGCGTCTATACGATGGGAGTCACCGGGATCCTGGCGTGTCGCAATCTTGACGATGGCACGCTGATTTGGTCCGTCGACACCGCGTCTGATTACAAAGTGGTTCAGAACTTTTTCGGCGTCGGTACATCACCATTGATCCTTGATGATGCCGTGATGGTAATGGTCGGCGGCAGCCCGGTTGAAGACGCCGACATTCCGCCGATGCAGCTCGACCGAGTTTCACCTGCGGGATCAGCATTGGTAGCGTTTGACAAAGCGACCGGGAAAGAAGCGTGGCGTTGTGGCGACGACCTGGCAAGCTATAGCAACCCGCGGCCAATCTTGATCAACGGCCAGACTTATGTGTTGCTCTTTGCGAGAAACGGACTGTTGCTGATCGATCCTCGCTCGGGGACTCAGCAATGGCGGTTCGAATTTCGTGCCGACATGCTGGAAAGCGTCAACGCGATGATGCCGGTAGTTCGCGGAGACGAAGTCTTAATAAGCGAATGTTACCAAGTCGGCAGCACGCTACTTCGCGCGACGGTTGATTCCCCACGGGTCCTCTGGCAAGACCCGCCCCGTGATCGTCGACGCCAAGCGATGCGGTGCCACTGGGCGACTCCGATTTTGATCAACGGCTTTGCGTATGGTTGCAGTGGACGAAATGCTCCGGACAGCGATTTCCGCTGCATCGAGTGGTCGACTGGCAAAGTGAAATGGGCCGACGAACGACGAATTCGCTCGTCCGTCACGCGCGTTGGTGACAAGCTCGTTCTGCTGGAAGAACGAGGCCTACTGCAACTGATCGATCCGAATCCCGATCAGCTCACCGAAATCGCTCAGTGGGACCTGTCGAAACCCGCCGGCAACCGTCCTTCGATTGGGTATCCCTGCTGGGCAGCACCGATCGTTGATAACAACCGGATGTTGGTGCGGGGCGATACGAAGGTCGTTTGCTTGACTTGGTGA
- a CDS encoding RNA recognition motif domain-containing protein: MTNIYVGNLAFTATDDDIRSAFEQFGQVTSVNIIMDRETGRSRGFAFVEMADGAEDAIEKLNGTDISGRNITVNEARPRAPRGGGGGGGGGRGGYGGGGGYGGGGGGRGGDRGDRGGYGGGGGGRY, translated from the coding sequence GTGACGAATATTTATGTAGGGAACCTTGCGTTCACCGCCACTGACGATGACATCCGGTCTGCGTTCGAGCAGTTCGGTCAAGTAACGTCAGTTAACATCATCATGGATCGCGAAACCGGGCGCAGCCGCGGATTCGCATTTGTCGAAATGGCAGATGGTGCAGAGGATGCGATCGAGAAGCTGAATGGCACAGACATCTCAGGTCGCAATATTACCGTTAACGAAGCACGTCCACGAGCGCCTCGCGGTGGTGGTGGCGGCGGCGGTGGTGGCCGAGGTGGCTACGGCGGTGGTGGCGGTTACGGCGGCGGCGGTGGTGGCCGCGGCGGTGATCGTGGTGACCGAGGTGGTTACGGTGGTGGTGGCGGCGGACGCTACTAA